Proteins encoded in a region of the Zea mays cultivar B73 chromosome 2, Zm-B73-REFERENCE-NAM-5.0, whole genome shotgun sequence genome:
- the LOC100273022 gene encoding G-type lectin S-receptor-like serine/threonine-protein kinase At2g19130 — protein sequence MRAQRHPHLSFTMPASPYSYTLLVGLFLVSLLLHSPRPCSCANYHTLAAGQALAVGDTLVSRNGKFALGFFPSGTTTTPAASKSSSSSDNNSNTTAVSNWYLGIWFNKIPVFTPVWIANRDDPFTDPDADPNNKLLPKRTLQISRDGNLVVVQEDNNAPQRTETLVVWSTTTTSSNTTSTNTNNTSTNTTNTVAELTHNGNLVVRDASASDASKVRWQSFDYPTDVYLPGSKLGRNKVTGLNRVFVSRKNRANPARGSYCVGVDSRFSQGIILSQCSSSVVYWASGTFSLSDVDPSDSGFISYNQIDNAQEQYYIYTIPNDTLSVYTAVETSGQIKGRVWVESSHAWRDFYTQPMNPCSVHAACGPFTVCTTTGGGDNNANMSCDCMEGFSIRSPSEWDLDDRAGGCTRNNQLDCATDRFLPVPGVQLAYDPVPMKATDADGCGQACATDCSCTAYSYASTTGGGGGGCSIWRGELLNTATASTTGDTLYLRLSAKDLQTLRENQRSGRPSKATVVTAASIAAGGFVIIALIVLLVCSWRRTSNTQDCDGTIIRSFTYSHLRHATRNFSDRLGGGGFGSVYKGTILGRDDDGSAVTTIAVKRLLDGARQGEKQFRAEVSSIGLIQHINLVKLVGFCCESDKRLLVYEHMVNGSLDVHLFNSNGGGGGGKDGVVVLDWSTRYQIAVGVARGLAYLHEGCRERIIHCDIKPENILLDASLVPKIADFGMAAIVPRDFSRVLTTFRGTIGYLAPEWIGGEAITEKVDAYSFGMVLLEIVSGRRNSPKVYTTNSCHVSYFPLQAITTMLHDGDVNSLVDPQLHGEFNLEEALRLCKVAFWCIQDNELDRPTMGEVVQALEGLHDVGMPPMPRQLATIARNEL from the coding sequence ATGCGTGCACAGAGACACCCACATCTCTCGTTCACCATGCCTGCTTCACCCTACAGCTACACACTACTGGTCGGGCTTTTCCTCGTCTCCCTGCTGCTGCACAGCCCCAGGCCGTGCTCTTGTGCGAATTACCACACTCTCGCGGCGGGCCAGGCGCTCGCTGTCGGCGACACCCTCGTCTCCAGGAACGGCAAGTTCGCGCTCGGCTTCTTCCCGTCCGGCACCACCACCACACCCGCCGCCAGtaagtcctcctcctcctctgacAACAACAGCAACACCACCGCCGTCTCCAACTGGTACCTAGGCATCTGGTTCAACAAGATCCCAGTCTTCACTCCGGTCTGGATTGCTAACCGGGATGACCCGTTCACCGACCCAGACGCAGACCCCAATAATAAGCTCCTCCCCAAACGGACTCTGCAAATCTCTAGAGACGGGAACCTTGTAGTAGTCCAGGAGGACAACAACGCTCCTCAAAGAACTGAAACCCTAGTCGTTtggtccaccaccaccaccagcagcaaCACCACCAGCACCAACACCAACAACACCAGCACCAACACCACCAACACCGTCGCCGAGCTCACCCACAATGGCAACCTGGTGGTGCGCGACGCCTCGGCCTCGGACGCGTCCAAGGTCCGGTGGCAGAGCTTCGACTACCCAACAGACGTGTACCTCCCGGGATCCAAGCTGGGCAGGAACAAGGTGACGGGGTTGAACCGCGTCTTCGTGTcgaggaagaacagggcgaacCCGGCCCGCGGCTCCTACTGCGTCGGGGTGGACTCACGGTTCTCCCAGGGGATCATACTCAGCCAGTGCTCCTCTTCCGTCGTGTACTGGGCGTCGGGCACATTCTCACTGTCGGACGTGGATCCCAGCGACAGCGGCTTCATCAGCTACAACCAGATCGACAACGCCCAGGAGCAGTACTACATCTACACCATACCCAACGACACCCTCTCCGTGTACACCGCCGTGGAGACCTCTGGCCAGATCAAGGGGCGCGTGTGGGTGGAGAGCAGCCACGCCTGGCGAGACTTCTACACCCAGCCCATGAATCCCTGCAGCGTCCACGCTGCCTGTGGACCTTTCACTGTCTGCACCACCACCGGCGGCGGCGACAACAACGCGAACATGTCCTGCGATTGCATGGAGGGATTCTCTATCAGGTCGCCCAGTGAATGGGACCTCGACGATCGAGCGGGAGGGTGCACGAGGAACAACCAACTCGATTGCGCCACGGACAGGTTCTTGCCCGTGCCTGGCGTTCAGTTGGCCTACGACCCCGTGCCCATGAAAGCAACTGACGCTGATGGATGTGGCCAGGCTTGTGCCACTGATTGCTCTTGCACTGCTTACTCATATGCTAGCactactggtggtggtggtggtgggtgcTCTATCTGGCGTGGAGAATTGCTTAACACCGCAACAGCAAGTACCACCGGCGACACTCTCTACCTTCGCCTCTCTGCCAAGGATCTGCAGACGCTGAGAGAGAACCAAAGATCAGGCCGCCCATCTAAGGCGACAGTTGTTACTGCTGCAAGCATTGCGGCCGGTGGTTTTGTGATAATTGCGCTCATCGTACTACTCGTTTGCAGCTGGAGGAGAACAAGCAACACCCAAGATTGCGATGGGACGATTATTAGATCATTCACGTATAGTCACCTACGCCACGCGACAAGAAACTTCTCTGACAGGCTAGGAGGCGGCGGATTTGGTTCTGTGTACAAGGGAACGATTCTAGGGAGGGACGACGATGGTTCCGCGGTCACTACTATAGCGGTGAAAAGACTACTAGATGGTGCTCGTCAGGGAGAGAAGCAATTCAGGGCTGAGGTGAGTTCGATAGGCCTGATCCAGCATATCAACCTGGTGAAACTGGTCGGTTTCTGCTGCGAGAGCGATAAAAGGTTGCTAGTGTACGAGCACATGGTCAATGGTTCTCTCGACGTCCATCTGTTCAATAGTAAtggcggcggtggtggtggaAAGGATGGTGTCGTCGTCCTAGACTGGAGCACGAGGTACCAGATCGCCGTCGGGGTCGCGAGAGGGCTGGCGTACCTGCACGAGGGCTGCCGCGAGCGCATCATCCACTGCGACATCAAGCCGGAGAACATACTCCTCGACGCGTCGCTCGTCCCAAAGATCGCGGATTTCGGGATGGCGGCGATCGTGCCCAGGGATTTCAGCCGCGTCCTCACTACGTTCAGAGGAACCATAGGCTACCTTGCCCCGGAGTGGATCGGTGGAGAAGCCATCACCGAAAAAGTGGACGCCTACAGCTTCGGAATGGTGCTGCTGGAGATCGTGTCAGGGAGGAGGAACTCGCCTAAGGTATACACCACCAACAGCTGCCACGTTTCTTATTTCCCGTTGCAGGCCATCACGACGATGCTCCACGACGGAGATGTGAATAGCTTGGTAGATCCACAGCTGCACGGCGAGTTCAACTTGGAAGAGGCTTTAAGGCTATGCAAAGTTGCATTTTGGTGTATTCAGGATAACGAACTTGACCGGCCGACAATGGGTGAAGTGGTTCAGGCTCTCGAGGGCCTACATGATGTTGGTATGCCCCCTATGCCAAGACAACTTGCAACTATAGCAAGAAACGAGTTGTGA
- the LOC100273406 gene encoding uncharacterized LOC100273406, with product MGAMEDRSSKQAGAGLVAHLHDDLLVEILSRVPAKSVCRFKCVSKAWLDLIAGPDHRKKLRQPMQGLIYMNPEKDRHSFSFLDLPLTVGSVPLDVADPAGFISYLTEQPGIHRLVLLDSCNGLILFQHLMELPHYNSLGYVVCNPTTKQWRAVPEPDCSSHVPMNYTYLAFDPTVSSHFHLVRFKKNREYMEPMSTHAYSSKTGIWTYSQTVKEEEEWQNQVYLSISNRCAFVNGFLHLLVWGSNKMQILIVDVQGRPRRMIRLPDAAAGNCEGCYCVYFGQSQGHMHCITKQLFDFNEEKYELSIWALQDYDAQEWVLKDTVSSLQLFGGNCPTSVALELYSEVASMHLDRNVVFFFSHCERRFIAYDMDSKEVSVFSSSKAIHRWKVGCYVPCFSLAPLK from the coding sequence ATGGGTGCCATGGAGGACCGCAGCTCCAAGCAGGCAGGCGCGGGCTTGGTGGCCCACCTCCACGACGACCTCCTTGTGGAGATCCTCTCCCGCGTCCCCGCCAAGTCCGTCTGCCGGTTCAAGTGCGTGTCCAAGGCCTGGCTCGACCTCATTGCCGGTCCCGACCACCGTAAGAAGCTCCGCCAACCCATGCAGGGACTCATCTACATGAATCCAGAGAAGGACCGCCACAGCTTCAGCTTCCTGGACCTGCCACTGACAGTAGGATCCGTGCCTCTGGACGTTGCCGACCCTGCAGGCTTCATCTCCTACCTGACGGAACAGCCTGGGATCCATCGCCTCGTCTTACTGGATTCCTGCAATGGCCTGATCCTATTCCAGCACCTTATGGAGCTGCCGCACTACAACAGTTTGGGCTATGTCGTGTGCAACCCAACCACGAAGCAATGGCGAGCCGTGCCCGAGCCCGACTGCAGCTCCCATGTACCAATGAACTACACATATTTGGCTTTTGATCCGACTGTATCCTCCCACTTCCACTTGGTCCGGTTCAAAAAGAATCGCGAGTACATGGAGCCCATGTCGACGCATGCTTACTCGTCTAAAACTGGGATATGGACCTATAGCCAAACtgtgaaagaagaagaagaatggcaGAATCAGGTCTACTTATCTATAAGTAATCGATGCGCCTTTGTTAATGGCTTCCTGCATTTGCTAGTTTGGGGCTCGAACAAAATGCAGATACTCATTGTAGATGTACAAGGACGTCCAAGAAGGATGATCAGACTGCCAGACGCGGCTGCTGGTAATTGTGAGGGATGCTACTGTGTTTACTTTGGCCAATCCCAGGGGCATATGCACTGCATTACTAAACAACTATTCGACTTCAACGAAGAGAAATACGAGCTGTCCATCTGGGCTCTTCAGGATTACGATGCACAAGAGTGGGTGCTGAAGGACACTGTGAGCTCGCTCCAGCTCTTTGGAGGAAATTGTCCCACAAGTGTCGCATTGGAGTTGTACAGCGAGGTGGCCAGCATGCATCTCGATCGCAATGTGGTCTTCTTCTTTTCACACTGTGAACGGAGATTCATAGCATATGACATGGACAGTAAGGAAGTGAGTGTTTTCAGCAGTTCCAAAGCTATACACAGGTGGAAGGTTGGTTGCTATGTTCCTTGTTTCTCACTGGCGCCTCTCAAATAA